From one Lineus longissimus chromosome 3, tnLinLong1.2, whole genome shotgun sequence genomic stretch:
- the LOC135485074 gene encoding uncharacterized protein LOC135485074 has protein sequence MGYHVIRPSYNSKSKNTRGVGCTLYEARGPETARLNEVRKLVEAMAEINPHLGICQNLDIEQDLYVSTAIGCEALVGSTIGHQLASTEGDFNVSCDTSATDSLREGFDLTCSPILPTTLGPSVNLDRYNMSEQCKKLVGNLDISLEGAHELESKTVGQSTNELWTTSRSNRLTASNFGLIFKRKAAFTDKFTRSVLTDVKDLSHVPAIRYGRENESVAIDRYKKFMTNAGFNIKVLENGLAVNPSSPWLGASPDGKILDEKSGLGQLEIKCPMSYKDIDPLDACKDDKFYCELVDGKPTLKRSHNYFYQVQGQMGICCVEWCDFVVYTKKGMLISRIKFDESFWLDVFNKLTDFYMTTCLKLLCQA, from the coding sequence ATGGGATATCATGTTATACGCCCGTCCTACAACAGTAAGTCAAAAAACACCCGTGGTGTAGGCTGTACTCTGTACGAAGCACGTGGTCCCGAAACTGCTAGGCTGAATGAGGTCAGAAAACTTGTGGAGGCCATGGCGGAGATTAACCCACATTTGGGAATCTGTCAGAACCTTGATATTGAACAGGACTTGTATGTGTCCACAGCGATTGGCTGTGAAGCTTTGGTTGGCTCTACCATAGGTCATCAGTTAGCATCAACTGAAGGTGATTTTAATGTATCTTGTGACACAAGTGCTACAGATTCACTCCGTgaaggttttgatttgacatgcAGTCCAATTTTGCCGACTACATTGGGACCCTCTGTCAATCTTGATCGGTACAACATGTCAGAACAATGCAAGAAACTTGTTGGTAACTTGGATATTTCACTGGAAGGTGCCCATGAGCTTGAGTCAAAAACAGTTGGTCAGTCAACCAATGAGTTGTGGACAACCAGCAGATCGAATCGGTTGACTGCAAGTAATTTTGGGTTAATTTTCAAGAGAAAGGCTGCATTCACTGATAAATTTACTCGTTCGGTTTTGACGGATGTGAAAGACTTGTCCCATGTACCTGCAATTAGGTATGGGAGAGAGAACGAGTCAGTAGCCATTGACAGATACAAGAAGTTCATGACTAATGCTGGGTTTAATATCAAAGTGTTAGAGAATGGACTAGCTGTCAATCCATCATCTCCATGGTTGGGGGCTTCACCAGATGGAAAAATCCTGGATGAAAAATCAGGCTTGGGGCAATTGGAGATAAAGTGTCCCATGTCATATAAAGATATAGACCCATTAGATGCATGTAAAGATGACAAGTTTTACTGTGAATTGGTAGATGGAAAGCCAACTTTGAAAAGGAGTCACAACTATTTTTATCAGGTCCAAGGTCAGATGGGCATTTGTTGTGTTGAGTGGTGCGATTTTGTTGTGTACACTAAAAAAGGCATGCTCATTTCTCGAATAAAATTTGATGAGTCATTCTGGTTGGATGTTTTCAACAAACTGACAGACTTTTACATGACTACTTGTTTGAAATTACTTTGCCAGGCTTAG
- the LOC135484799 gene encoding uncharacterized protein LOC135484799 — translation MSDSSAISDFQVSDSDNASVVTSSSNFTDSGDESVVTGVILGYQFEPVVEGSFEDMEEGEDVDDEEEEDRFWRLRMEEQNWCICGDKCEVQDVPIENACCHEKEPILRKIEAYNEEHGGNIRCITEHPGFQSNCLDVWVLQTAYSHYKQQYRAAVDGETNEYVILVFHSILIIYFHS, via the exons ATGTCGGACTCGAGCGCAATAAGTGATTTTCAAGTTTCTGATAGTGATAATGCTAGCGTTGTAACATCCTCGAGTAATTTCACGGATAGTGGAGATGAATCAGTGGTAACTGGTGTCATTCTTGGCTACCAGTTCGAGCCCGTTGTTGAAGGCAGTTTTGAGGATATGGAAGAAGGCGAGGATGTTGATGACGAGGAAGAGGAAGATAGATTCTGGCGACTTCGTATGGAGGAGCAAAACTG GTGCATATGTGGTGACAAATGTGAGGTGCAAGATGTCCCAATAGAAAATGCCTGTTGCCATGAAAAGGAACCAATTTTGAGGAAAATTGAGGCGTACAACGAGGAACATGGCGGAAACATTCGGTGCATCACCGAACATCCCGGGTTCCAGTCCAATTGCCTTGATGTGTGGGTGCTACAGACTGCCTACTCCCATTACAAGCAGCAATATCGGGCGGCAGTAGATGGAGAAACAAATGAGTACGTGATACTTGTATTTCATTCAATATTGATAATATATTTTCATTCCTAA
- the LOC135484800 gene encoding uncharacterized protein LOC135484800 encodes MDCTSEDTAEPPEKRTKTLKKLRKDRGKRCVVYGCGNTTSNSEFGAHLFPDRADDSRRFKAWCRVVSHSRSDFVWTKNAVICSEHFPDDMTNSVSRQMQKEMLAKAYQKDAKDIKVNWSLADDAIPSVSLLPSKPKHGTPAVTERPKATRSPLTPVPGPSSDIFTTPKLTGSRNAVVIRERKRDVEAAGAWKEAMDFQAAIEADISDDEDGGQESVPCQTKSQFTQVNRRIRRPKHRSMRVQTNYEKPKTKVTVSIGTQTDEKVCSISSIDVKPNVSSSGTPTGTDPDHLPNIATGNCPQAKSASNEMEDGPGSESSDDESLEDTVDPLDKSYEPAESDISSEEVSDEEFNFIDNENEKDDPHCQTKYLVFHSKLMELFKICPVCCSPAKRHIRTLGTYLSIKQCCSNKLCSFERFWESQPFINRIPAGNLLLSSAILFAGSTAAKTLKVFSYLGCQAIKRGTFYQHQRQYLWPAVMTVWRENQQEVLQQVKDSRKPVVVGGDGRSDSPGHCAKYGSYSLLELNVNRILDVQLVQSNEEGVNHSVNMEKEGLIRCVRYLETEDVTISKIVTDRHVQINKWLRENLPDTDHRFDVWHLAKSLKKKVDKASKEKNCGILEEWRRSIINHLYWCAATTPDGDPNMMLARWLSLDNHMHNKHKGHGGVYPKCGHGRLVGRQKGTKWLEQGSAASVKAGNIIDNAYFKPAVKKMSPGEQTSSIEAYHSLILHFAPKMTAISFKGMLCRLLLSALHYNENGDREQATTEDGKLRWSVTFIKSKKGGYSVRPIKDDSSHGKHQKYYIIFNPHDSFWADIKQSSCP; translated from the exons ATGGATTGTACAAGTGAAGATACTGCCGAACCGCCGGAGAAGAGGACTAAAACCCTGAAGAAGCTGAGGAAAGACCGGGGAAAACGATGTGTTGTTTATGGATGCGGCAACACCACATCAAATAGTGAATTCGGAGCGCATTTGTTTCCTGATAGAGCTGATGATTCTCGGAGATTTAAAGCTTGGTGCAGGGTCGTTTCCCACTCCCGTTCAGATTTCGTTTGGACCAAAAATGCAGTGATATGTAGTGAACATTTTCCCGACGATATGACCAACAGTGTGTCCAGGCAAATGCAGAAAGAAATGCTGGCGAAGGCATATCAGAAAGATGCCAAGGACATCAAAGTGAACTGGAGCCTGGCCGACGATGCGATCCCGTCCGTTTCACTTCTCCCCAGCAAGCCGAAACACGGGACCCCTGCAGTCACAGAACGTCCGAAAGCTACACGAAGCCCTCTCACCCCAGTTCCTGGTCCTTCATCAGACATTTTTACGACCCCCAAATTGACTGGAAGTCGAAATGCCGTCGTGATAAGGGAGAGAAAACGA GACGTGGAGGCTGCTGGTGCTTGGAAGGAAGCCATGGATTTCCAAGCTGCTATCGAAGCTGATatcagtgatgatgaagatggtggTCAGGAATCTGTG CCTTGTCAGACCAAAAGTCAATTCACCCAAGTGAATAGGCGAATTCGGCGACCAAAGCATCGTTCGATGAGGGTGCAGACAAATTATGAAAAACCAAAGACCAAGGTGACAGTCTCAATAG GAACACAAACAGATGAAAAGGTGTGCAGCATTTCCAGCATTGATGTCAAGCCAAATGTTTCCTCATCAG GAACACCAACTGGAACTGACCCTGACCACCTTCCAAACATAGCCACAGGAAATTGCCCTCAAGCCAAATCAGCTTCAAATGAAATGGAGGATGGACCTGGGTCAGAATCGTCTGATGATGAATCTCTTGAAGATACGGTTGATCCCCTTGACAAGAGCTATGAACCAGCAGAGAGCGACATCAGCAGCGAGGAGGTCTCTGATGAAGAATTCAACTTCATTGATAATGAGAATGA GAAAGATGATCCACACTGTCAGACGAAGTACCTGGTGTTCCACTCGAAATTGATGGAACTCTTCAAGATATGTCCTGTATGCTGTTCCCCAGCCAAGAGACACATCAGGACCCTAGGGACATATCTATCCATTAAGCAATGTTGTTCCAATAAACTATGTTCTTTTGAAAG attttggGAGAGCCAACCATTTATCAACCGTATTCCAGCTGGAAACTTGCTGCTCTCCAGTGCCATCCTCTTCGCCGGTTCAACTGCAGCCAAAACGCTGAAAGTCTTCAGTTATCTTGGATGCCAAGCGATAAAACGGGGCACCTTCTACCAGCACCAGAGGCAATACCTGTGGCCGGCAGTGATGACAGTGTGGCGGGAGAACCAGCAGGAAGTGTTGCAGCAAGTGAAAGATTCCAGGAAGCCAGTTGTTGTTGGAGGGGATGGTAGATCAGACAGCCCAgggcattgtgcaaaatacgGCTCCTACTCTCTCCTGGAGTTGAATGTCAACCGCATTTTGGATGTGCAATTAGTTCAA TCGAATGAAGAGGGCGTCAACCATAGTGTTAACATGGAGAAGGAAGGGTTGATTCGATGTGTTAGATACCTGGAAACGGAGGATGTCACTATTTCAAAAATAGTGACTGATCGGCATGTCCAAATCAACAAGTGGCTCAGAGAAAATCTACCGGATACAGACCATCGTTTTGACGTCTGGCATTTGGCCAAGA GTTTGAAGAAGAAGGTTGACAAGGCTTCAAAGGAGAAAAACTGTGGGATTTTAGAGGAGTGGCGGAGGTCTATAATCAATCACCTTTACTGGTGCGCTGCAACAACTCCAGATGGGGACCCAAATATGATGCTGGCCAGGTGGTTGTCGTTGGACAACCACATGCACAACAAACACAAAGGACATGGAGGGGTATATCCGAAGTGCGGCCATGGTCGATTAGTTGGGCGGCAGAAGGGCACGAAGTGGCTTGAACAAG gatCGGCAGCATCAGTGAAAGCTGGCAACATTATTGACAATGCCTACTTCAAACCggctgtgaagaaaatgtctccTGGCGAACAGACGTCAAGTATTGAGGCATATCACAGTCTCATCCTCCATTTTGCCCCCAAAATGACAGCAATCAGCTTCAAAGGGATGCTATGCAG GCTTCTCCTGTCAGCGCTACATTATAATGAAAATGGTGACAGGGAGCAGGCAACGACTGAGGACGGGAAACTAAGATGGTCAGTAACCTTCATCAAATCCAAGAAAGGTGGTTACTCAGTGAGACCAATCAAGGACGATTCTAGTCATGGTAAGCATCAAAAATACTacattattttcaatccacatgACTCTTTCTGGGCAGATATCAAGCAGTCAAGCTGCCCATAA
- the LOC135484801 gene encoding uncharacterized protein LOC135484801: protein MKEMGYDDALPPDQETVWDDIFSDFKGLESISLPRSVKPCDAVGTPELHTFCDASGKAYGAVAYILWETPNGIYVRLLSAKARVAPLKQTTIPRLELMAALVGSRLARTVKSELRDELTVYLWSDSQIVLHWLKSDSLNLKQFVGVRVAEIQSTCESNAWRYVPTSQNPADNLSRGLTPDEMNGRWMTGPVFLQNGKDSWPAQPAFAAPKYDEGTKMSYSINAVHVAKKEPPIDCKRFSSWSRLVRVTAICYRFIHNLKSKVRKHDIATGPADPEELAKAEQYWIEEAQRDIVDGKRTVQTWHHFLMAV, encoded by the coding sequence ATGAAGGAAATGGGATACGACGATGCTCTACCTCCTGATCAAGAGACAGTATGGGATGACATCTTCTCAGATTTCAAAGGGTTGGAATCAATCTCTCTCCCAAGATCAGTAAAACCATGTGATGCTGTTGGCACGCCGGAATTACACACATTTTGTGACGCCAGTGGCAAGGCATATGGTGCAGTCGCGTACATACTTTGGGAAACTCCAAATGGAATCTATGTTCGCCTTTTGTCTGCAAAGGCGAGGGTAGCGCCATTAAAACAAACAACTATTCCGCGGCTTGAATTGATGGCGGCACTAGTTGGGTCGCGACTTGCGAGGACGGTCAAATCTGAACTCCGTGATGAACTTACTGTTTATTTGTGGTCCGATTCACAAATAGTTCTACATTGGCTCAAGTCTGATTCCCTTAACTTGAAACAATTTGTAGGAGTACGTGTAGCTGAGATACAGTCCACATGTGAGTCTAATGCTTGGAGATATGTACCAACGTCCCAAAATCCAGCTGATAATCTGAGCAGAGGCCTCACCCCAGATGAAATGAATGGAAGATGGATGACAGGGCCAGTATTTCTGCAGAATGGAAAGGACTCCTGGCCTGCCCAGCCTGCATTTGCCGCTCCCAAATACGATGAAGGAACAAAGATGTCATATTCCATCAATGCTGTACATGTAGCAAAGAAAGAGCCTCCAATTGACTGTAAAAGGTTCTCCAGCTGGAGCAGACTTGTCCGTGTAACCGCCATCTGTTACCGTTTCATTCACAACCTGAAGTCCAAGGTCAGGAAACACGACATCGCTACAGGGCCAGCGGATCCAGAGGAATTGGCTAAAGCAGAGCAGTACTGGATAGAGGAAGCTCAAAGGGATATTGTAGATGGGAAAAGAACTGTGCAGACTTGGCACCATttcttgatggcagtgtaa